One window of the Anomaloglossus baeobatrachus isolate aAnoBae1 chromosome 12, aAnoBae1.hap1, whole genome shotgun sequence genome contains the following:
- the SIX4 gene encoding homeobox protein SIX4 isoform X2, whose translation MSSPSNGIPNAIEIKQEDALDAAPFSMEHAHQPGTEEGIKSELVIGGGAGAPYTLAFSPEHVACVCEALQQGGDLDRLARFLWSLPQSDLLRGNESILKARALVAFHQGRYPELFSVLESHNFEPSNHAVLQDLWYKARYNEAEKARGRPLGAVDKYRLRRKFPLPRTIWDGEETVYCFKEKSRNALKELYKHNRYPSPAAKRNLAKITGLSLTQVSNWFKNRRQRDRNPSEAQSKSESDGNHSTEDESSKGQDDLSPHPLPSSDGLSNISLPAHADAVYMQHIGNKISLGSSGVLLNGSLVSSNTSPVFLNGGSFIQGPNGVLLNGLNVANSPTVTLNSPKVASTIVSNGVPNSDILVSSPEEVKVLQAGLTDSSSTYTTNIQSSFPGLIPATEVKTETIQPAAASQDGGTVVTFTTPIQINPYGIVQIPNSGTNAQLINGSIGFSTLQLPSVAVSQGYVHGTYT comes from the exons atgtcttcccCTTCCAACGGGATCCCAAATGCAATAGAGATCAAGCAGGAAGATGCCTTGGACGCGGCTCCCTTCTCTATGGAGCATGCACACCAGCCCGGGACAGAGGAAGGGATCAAGAGCGAACTTGTGATCGGCGGCGGCGCTGGGGCCCCGTACACGCTCGCCTTCTCGCCGGAGCATGTCGCCTGCGTGTGCGAGGCTCTGCAGCAGGGAGGGGATCTGGACAGGCTGGCCCGGTTCCTGTGGTCGCTGCCCCAGAGTGACCTGCTACGTGGCAATGAGAGTATCCTGAAAGCCCGGGCGCTCGTGGCTTTCCACCAGGGCAGGTACCCGGAGCTCTTCTCGGTGCTGGAGAGTCACAACTTCGAGCCGTCCAACCACGCCGTGCTGCAGGATCTGTGGTACAAGGCTCGGTATAACGAGGCGGAAAAGGCCCGGGGGAGACCCCTGGgggcggtggacaagtaccggctgCGGAGGAAGTTCCCGCTGCCCCGGACCATCTGGGACGGAGAGGAGACCGTCTACTGCTTCAAGGAGAAGTCCCGCAACGCGCTGAAGGAGCTGTACAAGCACAACCGGTACCCGTCCCCCGCCGCCAAGCGGAACCTGGCCAAGATCACCGGCCTGTCCCTCACCCAGGTCAGCAACTGGTTCAAGAACCGGCGGCAGCGCGACCGCAACCCGTCCGAGGCGCAGTCCAAGAG TGAGTCGGATGGAAACCACAGCACTGAAGATGAATCGAGCAAAGGCCAAGACGACTTATCTCCACATCCTCTTCCCAGCTCAGATGGCCTCTCCAACATAAGCCTTCCCGCGCACGCCGATGCCGTGTATATGCAGCACATCGGGAATAAGATCTCCTTAGGTTCTTCTGGAGTGCTGTTAAATGGAAGTTTGGTATCTTCCAACACTTCACCTGTTTTCCTAAACGGGGGCTCATTTATCCAGGGACCCAACGGCGTGCTTCTTAACGGTTTAAATGTGGCAAATTCGCCAACGGTGACATTAAATTCTCCAAAAGTGGCCTCCACCATTGTAAGCAATGGTGTTCCGAACTCCGACATCTTAGTGTCCTCCCCTGAGGAAGTAAAGGTTCTTCAAGCTGGTTTGACAGATTCTTCCTCCACGTACACTACAAATATACAGTCTTCTTTCCCAGGGTTAATACCTGCGACAGAAGTCAAGACTGAGACTATCCAGCCGGCTGCTGCTTCTCAAGATGGCGGAACAGTTGTTACATTTACCACTCCCATACAAATAAACCCGTACGGCATTGTCCAGATCCCCAATTCAGGAACAAACGCTCAACTCATTAATGGAAGTATTGGATTCTCCACACTCCAGCTGCCTTCCGTCGCAGTTTCCCAAG